Proteins from a genomic interval of Gemmatimonadales bacterium:
- a CDS encoding phosphatase PAP2 family protein, whose product MTKRFLLGAVLAIVAAHLLDGWAYAHLAMPKFANTDLGRLFRIEGFLPTWCFVGAALVLHDWPRRIVEGTGAVFRRGLLVVGSAMLGGGLAELTKILVRRQRPAAGAGEYLFRAWSDRPFSTSGLGMASSHAGVAFGALAMLGLLFPRTRPVCYLLAAACALSRVLAGAHFLSDVTAGAVLGIVAAGLLWRRFPSPATP is encoded by the coding sequence ATGACGAAGCGATTCCTGCTGGGCGCCGTCCTCGCGATCGTGGCGGCCCATCTGCTCGATGGCTGGGCCTATGCCCACCTCGCCATGCCGAAATTCGCCAACACCGACCTCGGTCGCCTCTTCCGCATCGAGGGGTTCCTGCCGACCTGGTGCTTCGTCGGCGCGGCACTCGTCCTTCACGACTGGCCCAGGCGGATCGTCGAGGGGACGGGTGCGGTGTTCCGGCGGGGGCTGCTGGTGGTGGGGTCGGCAATGCTGGGTGGGGGGCTCGCCGAATTGACGAAGATCCTCGTCCGGCGCCAGCGACCCGCCGCGGGGGCTGGCGAGTATCTCTTTCGGGCGTGGAGCGACCGACCCTTCAGCACGTCGGGCCTGGGCATGGCGAGCAGCCACGCCGGCGTGGCGTTTGGCGCGCTGGCCATGCTCGGCCTGCTCTTTCCCCGCACGCGACCGGTCTGCTACCTGTTGGCCGCTGCCTGCGCGCTCAGCCGCGTGCTGGCCGGCGCGCATTTCCTGAGCGACGTGACCGCCGGAGCGGTCCTCGGCATCGTCGCGGCGGGCCTGCTGTGGCGCCGCTTTCCGTCGCCGGCTACCCCTTGA
- a CDS encoding DUF885 domain-containing protein — protein MDRRSFVHRTVGGVAALGALRALSACRPDAPSAAEDADFVAVRERYFLTTLELNPVTCTYLGGDGYSATLTPVNGRLRDFSPTALGNEVTFLQSVLTALATIPVDTLTSQSRIDHAVVQAQAGYMVHQLAERRYQERCVDTYVAEPFRGIDWQIQGMTDVGNGLLGTEQEWALVVARVGAVPAYVNVARENLLAGKAAGNIPDRRLVARDGIAGAKANVDYFTTTLPGLAAEYIGDRPFAATTVDQLKTAGAAAGAAYAGLATFMAETYDLNETIDRYAVGEEEYAWRVTNCLRDTRTPAELYEYGAKQVEEYEAKIYRVAQEVSKDSGLGLAFGSDAEQRASVRAVMDYLAKDSPKNDTELFDWYRETGVRAVAYGRQQQMFDIPADYQLVVTETPPVLRSTTDASYYPAPPFKTTGVGRFYLTPTDNDPGALKLNNRSSVATTAIHEGFPGHDWDYKYMTQHAAEITDIRWLTPGAVEDSFSMWEDSMSAEGWALYAEELMAEASAGRAYGFYEPGEYLYMLQGQLMRAVRVRVDVGIHTGRMTFDEAVDYFAAHVDFFPDARAGQARDPVAKAAFDTANRAIYRYSKWPTQAITYNLGKHNIQDLRAATEQKQGTAFDLKAFHEKFMGMGTIPTGYFREDFLKG, from the coding sequence ATGGATCGCCGTTCCTTCGTCCATCGCACCGTCGGCGGCGTTGCCGCCCTCGGCGCCCTGCGCGCCCTCTCAGCCTGTCGCCCCGATGCTCCCTCCGCCGCCGAAGACGCCGATTTCGTCGCGGTGCGGGAGCGGTACTTCCTGACGACGCTCGAGCTCAACCCGGTCACCTGCACCTACTTGGGCGGCGATGGCTACTCGGCCACCCTGACGCCGGTCAACGGACGGCTTCGGGACTTCAGCCCGACGGCGCTCGGCAACGAGGTGACGTTCCTCCAGTCAGTGCTGACCGCCCTGGCGACGATTCCGGTCGACACCCTGACCTCCCAGTCCCGCATCGACCACGCCGTCGTGCAGGCCCAGGCCGGGTACATGGTGCATCAGCTGGCGGAGCGCCGATATCAGGAGCGATGCGTCGACACCTACGTCGCCGAGCCGTTCCGCGGCATCGACTGGCAGATCCAGGGGATGACGGACGTCGGCAACGGCCTGCTCGGCACCGAGCAAGAGTGGGCCCTGGTGGTGGCGAGGGTGGGGGCGGTTCCTGCCTACGTCAATGTGGCCAGGGAGAATCTCCTGGCCGGCAAGGCGGCGGGCAACATCCCCGACCGGCGCCTGGTGGCTCGCGACGGGATTGCCGGCGCGAAGGCCAACGTGGACTACTTCACCACCACGCTGCCGGGCCTCGCCGCCGAGTATATCGGTGACCGTCCGTTCGCGGCCACGACAGTCGACCAGCTCAAGACCGCCGGCGCGGCCGCCGGTGCGGCGTACGCGGGGCTGGCTACCTTCATGGCCGAGACCTACGACCTGAACGAGACGATCGACCGCTACGCCGTGGGAGAAGAGGAATACGCCTGGCGCGTCACGAATTGCCTGCGCGACACGCGCACACCCGCTGAGCTGTATGAATACGGCGCCAAGCAGGTGGAGGAGTACGAGGCGAAGATCTATCGGGTGGCGCAGGAGGTGTCGAAGGACTCCGGCCTTGGCCTCGCGTTCGGCTCCGATGCGGAACAGCGCGCCAGCGTCCGTGCCGTCATGGACTACCTCGCGAAGGACTCGCCGAAGAACGACACGGAGCTCTTCGACTGGTACCGGGAGACGGGGGTGCGCGCGGTGGCGTACGGGCGGCAGCAGCAGATGTTCGACATCCCGGCGGACTACCAACTGGTCGTGACCGAAACCCCGCCGGTCCTTCGGAGCACCACGGATGCGTCGTACTACCCCGCCCCGCCCTTCAAGACCACCGGTGTCGGCCGCTTCTACCTGACTCCGACCGACAATGACCCGGGCGCGCTCAAGCTCAACAACCGGAGCTCGGTGGCGACCACGGCCATTCATGAGGGGTTTCCCGGGCACGACTGGGACTACAAGTACATGACCCAGCACGCGGCGGAGATCACCGATATCCGCTGGCTGACGCCTGGCGCCGTGGAGGACTCGTTCTCGATGTGGGAGGACTCGATGTCGGCGGAGGGGTGGGCGCTCTACGCCGAGGAGCTGATGGCCGAGGCGTCAGCCGGGCGCGCGTATGGCTTCTACGAGCCGGGGGAGTACCTCTACATGCTGCAGGGGCAGTTGATGCGCGCCGTCCGTGTCCGGGTGGACGTCGGCATCCACACCGGCCGGATGACCTTTGACGAGGCGGTGGACTACTTCGCGGCGCACGTGGACTTCTTCCCCGATGCGCGGGCCGGGCAGGCCAGGGATCCGGTTGCCAAGGCGGCGTTCGACACGGCCAACCGGGCCATCTACCGCTATTCCAAGTGGCCGACGCAGGCCATCACCTACAACCTCGGCAAGCACAACATCCAGGACCTGCGTGCTGCGACCGAGCAGAAGCAGGGCACGGCCTTCGACCTGAAGGCGTTCCACGAGAAGTTCATGGGCATGGGAACGATTCCGACCGGCTACTTCCGGGAGGACTTCCTCAAGGGGTAG
- a CDS encoding DUF5916 domain-containing protein, with amino-acid sequence MPPSHRRHPILPFLLIALFPVVPLTAQAADPGDGKVAHAKHVMGLPPHVDGHLDDPAWATAEWFTDFHQKDPIVNGTPTDSTAVAFLYDNDALYVGARLWSSRVAEIPRPVTRRDQFSNAEYFIVSLDPYRDKRTGYGFGVSSGGALSDSYHPEDEEDNRDPAYNPIWEAKISFDSLGWYVEMRIPFSQLRFNQQEVQEWGLNINRWRPSFNEDIYWVVIPRTQSGFFSHFGTLVGMDDIKPRRSAEFIPYIAGTANFVGAPGEGNPFNDGSQSDLRAGADFKVGLGSNLTLDATINPDFGQVEADPAEVNLSAFETFFPEQRPFFIEGNQLLQGNGPGYYYSRRIGGQPRGYPTGAFVDEADFVDEPGYATILGAAKLTGRTSSGMSIGALAALTQREYATAYIADSNAYKKIAVEPTTFYAVARAQQEVGSNASTVGVTLTGLSRSFTDAAPLSLQMVDQAITGGADWLARLSGGLYQISGHAGFSYISGTEEAITAVATSSAHYFQQPGQDYLPPVFGQTSLAGYTFGLDFEKTGGRHWTGGLDVGAESPGFELNDAGRLSSTNDIDTDAYINYREDTPGITFQNYRFGLFGASGWNFGGTRTYSIARLNTNQTWKNFWRTYFGGFYRPTATSDDLTRGGPLMGVGNQWGLEASVGSSEGSSIRGNLNTSFATGQYGYANQRVSLFLLARPGSRWQFSVAPRWQHSVDPRQYVSAVEGGPAATYGTRYVFASVDQTTLSMQLRLNYSFSPTLTLEVYAEPFAASGEYSEYGQLTAAGASTLLTYGTGNTSIAQEPDGNYTVTDGNNGDVFALPNDNFNVLSYRSNAVLRWEYRPGSTLFLIWQQNRNSFCSGGYDSGICYQDGVEAGSGIRAGDLVATRTVPGDNVFVVKATYWLSIH; translated from the coding sequence ATGCCGCCTTCGCACCGCCGACACCCAATTCTCCCGTTTCTTCTCATCGCTCTGTTCCCGGTGGTCCCGCTGACCGCCCAGGCCGCCGATCCCGGCGACGGTAAGGTGGCGCACGCGAAGCACGTGATGGGCCTTCCGCCCCATGTCGACGGGCACCTCGACGACCCAGCCTGGGCCACCGCCGAGTGGTTTACCGACTTCCACCAGAAGGACCCCATCGTCAACGGCACGCCGACGGACAGCACGGCGGTCGCGTTCCTCTACGACAACGACGCCCTCTACGTGGGTGCCAGGCTCTGGAGCAGCCGGGTGGCGGAGATCCCCCGCCCGGTGACCCGCCGTGACCAGTTCAGCAACGCCGAATATTTCATCGTGTCGCTCGACCCGTACCGCGACAAGCGGACCGGGTACGGGTTCGGCGTGAGCTCCGGCGGGGCGCTGTCCGACTCCTACCACCCCGAGGACGAGGAAGACAACCGGGACCCGGCGTACAACCCGATCTGGGAGGCGAAGATCTCTTTCGACAGCCTGGGATGGTATGTGGAAATGCGGATTCCCTTCTCCCAGCTCCGGTTTAACCAGCAGGAAGTCCAGGAATGGGGCCTCAACATCAACCGGTGGCGTCCCAGCTTCAACGAGGACATCTACTGGGTGGTGATCCCCAGGACGCAATCGGGGTTCTTTTCGCATTTCGGGACGTTGGTCGGGATGGACGATATCAAGCCGCGGCGGAGCGCGGAATTCATCCCCTACATCGCGGGCACCGCCAACTTCGTCGGCGCGCCCGGCGAGGGAAACCCCTTCAACGACGGCAGCCAGAGTGATCTCCGGGCCGGCGCGGACTTCAAGGTGGGACTGGGCTCCAACCTGACGCTCGACGCCACGATCAACCCCGACTTTGGGCAGGTGGAGGCCGACCCGGCCGAGGTCAATCTCAGCGCCTTCGAGACCTTCTTCCCGGAACAGCGCCCCTTCTTCATCGAGGGGAACCAGCTCCTGCAGGGAAACGGCCCCGGGTACTACTACTCACGCCGCATCGGGGGCCAGCCGCGGGGCTACCCGACCGGCGCGTTCGTGGACGAGGCCGACTTCGTCGATGAGCCCGGGTACGCCACCATCCTCGGTGCGGCGAAGCTGACCGGGCGGACCTCGTCAGGCATGTCCATTGGCGCGCTCGCCGCGCTGACCCAGCGCGAATACGCGACCGCCTACATCGCCGATTCGAACGCGTACAAGAAGATCGCCGTCGAACCCACCACCTTCTATGCGGTGGCCAGGGCGCAGCAGGAGGTGGGCAGCAACGCCTCGACCGTCGGCGTGACGCTCACCGGGCTCTCCCGGAGCTTCACCGACGCCGCCCCGCTCTCGCTGCAGATGGTCGACCAGGCGATCACGGGCGGCGCCGACTGGCTCGCCCGCCTGAGCGGGGGGTTGTACCAGATCAGCGGCCACGCCGGGTTCAGCTATATCAGCGGCACGGAGGAGGCCATCACGGCCGTGGCCACCTCGTCGGCACACTACTTCCAGCAACCGGGCCAGGACTACCTCCCCCCGGTGTTCGGACAGACCTCCCTGGCGGGATACACGTTCGGCCTCGACTTCGAGAAGACCGGCGGCCGGCACTGGACCGGCGGGTTGGACGTTGGCGCGGAATCGCCCGGCTTCGAGTTGAACGACGCCGGCCGGCTCAGCAGCACCAACGACATCGACACCGACGCCTACATCAACTACCGGGAAGACACCCCGGGAATAACCTTCCAGAACTACCGGTTCGGGCTCTTCGGCGCCTCCGGCTGGAACTTTGGCGGGACGCGGACCTACTCCATTGCGCGCCTGAACACCAACCAGACCTGGAAGAACTTCTGGCGGACCTATTTCGGCGGATTCTATCGCCCGACCGCCACGAGCGACGACCTGACGCGCGGGGGGCCGCTGATGGGCGTCGGCAACCAGTGGGGGCTGGAGGCCAGCGTCGGCAGCAGCGAAGGAAGCTCGATCCGGGGCAACCTGAACACCTCGTTCGCCACGGGTCAGTACGGCTACGCCAACCAGCGCGTGAGCCTCTTCCTGCTGGCGCGCCCGGGAAGCCGGTGGCAGTTCTCAGTCGCGCCCCGGTGGCAGCACTCCGTGGACCCGCGACAGTATGTCTCGGCGGTCGAGGGCGGCCCCGCCGCCACCTACGGCACCCGGTACGTGTTCGCGTCCGTCGACCAGACCACGCTCTCGATGCAGCTGCGGCTGAACTACTCGTTCTCGCCGACCCTCACCCTCGAAGTGTACGCCGAGCCGTTCGCGGCGAGCGGCGAGTACTCGGAATACGGTCAGCTGACCGCGGCCGGGGCGTCCACCCTCCTGACCTACGGGACGGGAAACACCTCCATCGCCCAGGAACCCGACGGCAATTACACCGTGACGGACGGCAACAACGGCGACGTGTTTGCCCTGCCCAACGACAACTTCAACGTCCTCAGCTACCGCAGCAACGCCGTACTCCGCTGGGAATATCGGCCCGGCAGCACACTCTTCCTCATCTGGCAGCAGAACCGCAATTCGTTCTGCTCCGGAGGCTATGACTCGGGGATTTGCTACCAGGACGGCGTGGAGGCGGGGAGTGGCATTCGGGCGGGCGATCTCGTCGCCACACGTACCGTCCCCGGAGACAACGTGTTCGTGGTCAAGGCGACCTACTGGCTCTCAATTCACTGA
- a CDS encoding DUF4097 family beta strand repeat-containing protein — MHRHYLAGLAALALTGVAATAATAQSTDWNWKGAVAAGKTIEIKGVNGSIRATAGSGSDVVVTAVKKGRKSDPSTVSIEVVNSAAGVTICAVYPSSGKRANSCGAGDEGHMSTNDNDVSVNFTVQVPAGVKFAGRTVNGSISTERLGSDADVSTVNGDVRVVASGIVRANTVNGQIDVSMGKADWSGTVDLSTVNGSIRATLPANFSADVNGKTVNGSIESEFPLTVQGKFGPRSIHGTIGAGGRTLDLATVNGSITLAKGS, encoded by the coding sequence ATGCACCGACACTATCTGGCCGGCCTCGCGGCCCTCGCCCTGACGGGCGTCGCCGCCACCGCCGCGACGGCGCAAAGCACCGACTGGAACTGGAAGGGCGCCGTCGCCGCCGGCAAGACCATTGAGATCAAGGGCGTCAACGGCAGCATCAGGGCCACCGCCGGGTCGGGCTCGGACGTGGTGGTCACCGCCGTCAAGAAGGGGAGGAAGTCGGACCCCTCGACCGTGTCGATCGAGGTGGTGAACAGCGCCGCCGGTGTCACCATCTGCGCGGTGTACCCCAGCAGCGGCAAGCGGGCCAACAGCTGCGGCGCAGGCGACGAAGGCCACATGTCCACGAACGACAATGATGTATCGGTGAACTTCACGGTGCAGGTGCCGGCCGGTGTTAAGTTTGCCGGTCGGACGGTCAATGGCTCCATCAGCACGGAACGGCTCGGGAGCGACGCCGACGTGTCGACGGTAAACGGCGACGTCCGGGTGGTGGCGTCCGGCATCGTCCGGGCGAACACGGTCAATGGACAGATTGACGTCTCGATGGGCAAGGCCGACTGGAGCGGCACCGTGGACCTGAGCACCGTCAACGGAAGCATCCGCGCCACCTTGCCGGCCAACTTCAGCGCCGACGTGAACGGGAAGACGGTCAACGGCAGCATCGAGTCGGAGTTCCCGCTTACGGTCCAGGGGAAGTTTGGCCCCCGGAGCATTCACGGGACCATCGGTGCGGGCGGCCGGACGCTCGACCTGGCAACGGTGAACGGCAGCATCACCCTCGCCAAAGGCTCGTGA
- a CDS encoding DUF4097 family beta strand repeat-containing protein: MLFATTLAAAVVLAGTNPDTTLTVAKGTRLSVNNHAGRITVTGWNRNDVQIRWTSEDEDGDIRVEYSGGEVRVAQRMRHGPSEIDLTINAPAWMTVSLQGVETPITVSGIAAPIKARSVEGDVTVSGGADNVDLSSVDGDVRANGVRGNLDIQAVDGNVTVQDLVGALNVQGVDGDVRLEGITSSSIRINTVDGDIRFSGAIAANGNYGFKTHDGDISIRPVGALNATVSVSTWDGEFESAMPVTISGSQEGKRFSFTVGTGSARLDLEAFDGLIRLEK, translated from the coding sequence ATGCTGTTCGCCACCACCCTCGCCGCTGCCGTAGTCCTGGCCGGCACGAACCCCGACACTACGCTCACCGTCGCCAAGGGAACGCGGCTGTCGGTGAACAACCACGCCGGCCGGATCACCGTCACTGGCTGGAACCGGAACGACGTACAAATCCGCTGGACGTCCGAGGACGAGGATGGAGACATCCGCGTCGAGTACTCCGGCGGCGAGGTCCGCGTGGCGCAGCGCATGCGCCACGGCCCGAGCGAGATTGACCTGACGATCAACGCCCCCGCCTGGATGACGGTCAGCCTCCAGGGCGTCGAGACGCCGATCACCGTCTCCGGCATCGCCGCCCCCATCAAGGCCCGCTCAGTGGAGGGCGACGTGACCGTGAGCGGCGGTGCGGACAACGTCGACCTCAGCTCCGTGGACGGCGACGTCCGTGCAAACGGGGTGCGCGGCAACCTCGACATCCAGGCGGTAGACGGGAACGTCACCGTCCAGGACCTCGTCGGTGCGCTGAATGTTCAGGGCGTGGACGGCGATGTCCGGCTCGAGGGCATCACGTCGTCCTCGATCCGGATCAATACCGTGGATGGGGACATCCGATTCAGTGGCGCCATCGCGGCCAACGGCAATTATGGCTTCAAGACCCACGATGGTGACATCTCGATCCGGCCGGTCGGTGCACTGAACGCGACGGTGTCGGTCTCGACGTGGGATGGCGAGTTCGAATCCGCCATGCCCGTCACCATCAGCGGCAGCCAGGAAGGGAAGCGCTTCAGCTTCACCGTCGGGACCGGCAGCGCACGCCTCGACCTCGAGGCGTTCGACGGCCTCATCCGGCTCGAGAAATAG
- a CDS encoding zf-HC2 domain-containing protein, protein MTDQWTDRLSAYLDGDLSPAERAALDAHLAECEACRSTVSELRRVVNRAHALVDRPVDGDLWAGIASRIGAAGAPVVDLSARRARRGVSFTMPQLAAAAVLLLAVGAGTSAIVLRAPGASAPVAVTADAPTLRVVPVGLPIKAEESYDTAVHDLEQALEAGRSHLSPKTVAVLERNLSRIDLAIEEARVALKADPANAYLNAHLASSMQQKLALLQQATTLANAAS, encoded by the coding sequence ATGACGGACCAATGGACGGATCGGCTCTCTGCATACCTCGACGGCGACCTCTCCCCCGCCGAGCGCGCGGCGCTCGACGCGCACCTCGCTGAATGCGAGGCCTGCCGGAGCACGGTCAGCGAGCTTCGCCGGGTGGTGAACCGCGCGCACGCGCTGGTTGATCGCCCGGTCGACGGTGACCTCTGGGCCGGCATCGCCAGCCGCATCGGTGCCGCCGGCGCGCCGGTCGTGGATCTCTCCGCCAGGCGGGCTCGGCGTGGCGTCTCCTTCACCATGCCACAGCTCGCCGCCGCCGCGGTGCTCCTGCTGGCGGTGGGCGCGGGCACCAGCGCCATCGTCCTGCGCGCACCGGGCGCCTCAGCCCCGGTCGCCGTGACCGCCGACGCCCCCACGCTGCGCGTGGTGCCCGTCGGCCTCCCGATCAAGGCCGAGGAGAGCTACGACACCGCCGTACACGACCTTGAGCAGGCCCTCGAGGCCGGGCGCAGTCACCTGTCGCCGAAGACCGTTGCGGTGCTCGAACGGAATCTGTCGCGGATCGACCTCGCCATCGAGGAGGCGCGCGTCGCCCTGAAGGCCGACCCGGCCAACGCCTATCTGAACGCCCATTTGGCGAGCTCGATGCAACAGAAGCTCGCACTGCTCCAGCAGGCCACCACACTCGCCAACGCGGCGAGCTGA
- a CDS encoding RNA polymerase sigma factor, translating to MQTSASGVPALSRDPSESRYAADAVEVTLAASGDAHAFERLYRRHVTRVHNLVRRMHGPDDSDEVTQDIFVRAWEKLGTFRGESAFSTWLHRLAVNVILTHREARGRRRNRFSEDEQLLASASSRRESPEVAMDLETALARLPDGAREVFVLHDVEGYRHEEIADMLGLATGTSKSQLHRARMALRSWLD from the coding sequence ATGCAAACTTCAGCCTCCGGAGTCCCGGCCCTGTCCCGAGACCCATCCGAATCCCGGTACGCAGCCGATGCGGTTGAGGTCACCCTCGCCGCGAGTGGGGATGCGCATGCCTTCGAACGCCTCTACCGGCGGCACGTGACGCGGGTCCACAACCTGGTTCGCCGGATGCACGGCCCCGACGACAGCGACGAGGTGACCCAGGACATCTTCGTCCGCGCCTGGGAGAAGCTGGGAACGTTCCGCGGGGAGTCCGCCTTCTCCACCTGGCTGCACCGGCTGGCCGTGAACGTGATCCTGACGCACCGGGAAGCCCGGGGACGGCGGCGGAACCGGTTCAGCGAGGACGAGCAGCTGCTGGCCAGTGCCTCCTCGAGACGGGAATCACCCGAGGTCGCGATGGACCTCGAAACCGCCCTGGCCAGGCTCCCCGACGGGGCCCGAGAGGTATTCGTGCTGCACGACGTGGAGGGGTATCGCCACGAGGAAATCGCGGACATGCTGGGCCTGGCGACAGGCACCTCGAAATCGCAACTCCACCGGGCGCGCATGGCACTGCGCTCGTGGCTCGACTGA
- a CDS encoding serine/threonine-protein kinase has product MRRDLLPMIQEALRGKYVVERELARGGAGRVFFARSMDGQAIALKVLHPELVVTATADRFLREIKTLSRLEHPHVAKLLDYGEHEWLVYLAMAYIEGPTLKEHIAQVRRVSIDDAVRIGRDVLGALAYAHQNNVVHRDVKPDNIVLSTEGAMLLDFGIARAIEAVGDEKLTRSGFTVGTSSYMSPEQVVAVRDLDHRSDIYSLGCVLFEALAGRPPFVHRSEAVVLQLQQTAEAPSLAELRPEVPAALAGAVQRALAKDRDQRWSSALEMRAELDRLA; this is encoded by the coding sequence ATGCGGCGTGACCTGCTCCCGATGATCCAGGAGGCCCTGCGCGGCAAGTACGTTGTCGAGCGGGAACTGGCGCGTGGCGGAGCGGGGCGCGTGTTTTTCGCTCGGTCGATGGACGGTCAGGCCATTGCCCTGAAGGTGCTGCATCCGGAGCTGGTGGTTACCGCCACCGCCGACCGCTTTCTCCGGGAAATCAAGACCCTCTCCCGCCTCGAACACCCCCACGTGGCCAAGCTGCTCGACTACGGCGAGCACGAGTGGCTCGTCTACCTCGCCATGGCGTACATCGAGGGCCCGACGCTCAAGGAGCACATTGCCCAGGTGCGCCGGGTGTCCATCGACGACGCGGTCCGCATCGGCCGGGATGTCCTCGGCGCGCTGGCCTACGCCCACCAGAACAACGTGGTGCACCGGGATGTGAAGCCAGACAACATCGTCCTCTCGACCGAGGGGGCCATGCTGCTGGACTTCGGGATCGCGCGGGCCATCGAGGCCGTCGGGGACGAGAAGTTGACGCGATCCGGCTTCACGGTCGGCACATCGTCCTACATGAGCCCGGAGCAGGTCGTCGCGGTCAGGGATTTGGATCACCGGAGCGACATCTATTCGCTCGGCTGTGTCCTGTTCGAGGCGCTGGCCGGACGACCGCCATTCGTGCACCGGAGCGAGGCCGTGGTCCTCCAACTGCAGCAGACCGCTGAGGCGCCTTCCCTGGCGGAGCTCCGCCCGGAGGTGCCTGCGGCGCTCGCCGGAGCCGTCCAGCGGGCGCTGGCCAAGGATCGTGACCAGCGCTGGTCGAGTGCGCTCGAGATGCGCGCGGAGCTCGACCGCCTGGCCTGA
- a CDS encoding D-aminoacylase, whose product MRLRACLLPGLLLSLAACRPAPAYDLVIRHGTVYDGTGGAPIDGNVAVVGDSIVAVGDLGSARGRVEVDATGMAVAPGFINMLSWANEDLLADGRSQSDIRQGVTLEVMGEGESMGPLTDSMRAEMIAQQGDIKFDVPWTTLGEYLDHVVSRGIATNVASFVGATTVRIHEVGYTNRPATPEELARMQDLVRQAMAEGALGVGSSLIYAPAYYATTEELIALARAAGESGGMYISHIRDEGKGLLPATRELITIASQAGVPAEIYHLKASGRPNWAKLDSLIALIDSARAAGLRITTDMYTYPASSTGLDATMPTWVQEGGQAAWIARLKDPAIRTRLLKEMRGEGGFDNSFKNAGGADGILLVSFKNPALKPLTGKTLAEVAAMRGTSPEETAMDLVIEDDSRVGCVFFTMSEENVRRKIQLPYMSFGSDGGSKSAEGVFLLSGTHPRAYGNFARLLGKYVREEQLLTLPEAIRRLTSQPADNLSLARRGRLAPGNYADIVVFDPATITDRATFAEPHQYATGVSQVWVNGTQVLRDGEPTGAAAGRVVRGPGYRASVN is encoded by the coding sequence ATGCGCCTCCGTGCCTGCCTGTTGCCTGGACTTCTCCTCTCGCTGGCCGCCTGTCGACCGGCACCCGCCTACGACCTCGTCATCCGGCACGGGACGGTCTACGACGGGACGGGGGGTGCACCGATCGACGGGAACGTCGCCGTGGTGGGGGACTCGATTGTCGCCGTGGGCGACCTCGGCTCGGCGCGGGGCCGGGTCGAGGTGGACGCCACCGGGATGGCCGTGGCGCCGGGCTTCATCAACATGCTGAGCTGGGCCAACGAGGACCTGCTTGCCGACGGACGCTCCCAGAGCGACATCCGGCAAGGCGTGACCCTCGAGGTCATGGGTGAGGGTGAGTCGATGGGCCCGCTCACCGACTCGATGCGCGCGGAAATGATCGCGCAGCAGGGCGACATCAAGTTTGACGTCCCCTGGACGACACTCGGTGAGTACCTCGACCATGTCGTATCGCGCGGCATCGCCACCAACGTCGCCTCCTTCGTCGGCGCCACGACGGTCCGGATTCACGAGGTCGGCTACACCAACCGGCCGGCCACGCCCGAGGAGCTGGCACGGATGCAGGACCTGGTGCGGCAGGCGATGGCCGAAGGAGCGCTCGGCGTGGGCTCGTCGCTCATTTACGCACCCGCCTACTACGCCACCACCGAGGAACTGATCGCCCTGGCGCGCGCCGCGGGCGAGTCGGGCGGGATGTACATCTCCCACATCCGTGACGAAGGGAAAGGGCTCCTCCCGGCCACCCGTGAGCTCATCACCATCGCGAGCCAGGCCGGTGTCCCCGCCGAGATCTACCATCTGAAAGCGTCTGGGCGGCCGAACTGGGCCAAGCTCGATTCGCTGATTGCCCTCATCGACTCCGCCCGCGCAGCAGGCCTGCGCATTACGACGGACATGTACACCTACCCCGCGAGTTCGACCGGCCTCGATGCCACGATGCCCACCTGGGTGCAGGAGGGAGGGCAGGCCGCCTGGATCGCCCGGCTGAAAGACCCGGCCATCCGCACGCGGCTGCTGAAGGAAATGCGGGGTGAAGGAGGCTTCGACAATTCGTTCAAGAACGCGGGCGGTGCGGACGGCATCCTGCTCGTCAGCTTCAAGAACCCGGCCCTCAAACCGCTGACGGGCAAGACCCTGGCTGAGGTGGCCGCGATGCGGGGGACATCGCCGGAGGAGACGGCCATGGACCTCGTCATCGAGGATGACAGCCGGGTGGGGTGCGTGTTCTTCACGATGTCCGAGGAGAATGTCCGACGGAAGATCCAGCTCCCCTACATGAGCTTCGGATCCGATGGCGGCTCGAAGAGCGCCGAGGGGGTGTTCCTCCTCTCTGGGACACACCCGCGGGCCTACGGAAACTTTGCGCGCCTGCTGGGCAAGTATGTGCGCGAGGAACAGTTGCTGACGCTTCCGGAAGCCATTCGCCGACTCACCTCGCAACCCGCCGACAACCTGAGCCTGGCTCGGCGGGGACGGCTCGCGCCCGGGAACTATGCCGACATCGTCGTGTTCGACCCGGCCACCATCACCGACCGCGCCACCTTTGCCGAGCCGCATCAGTACGCCACGGGTGTCAGCCAGGTCTGGGTCAACGGCACGCAGGTGCTCCGCGACGGGGAGCCGACCGGCGCCGCCGCGGGGCGGGTGGTGCGCGGCCCCGGCTACCGGGCCTCGGTGAATTGA